Below is a genomic region from Spartobacteria bacterium.
CCTGTTAAAACCAACCTGAATTTTAATGGAACCACGGCTTCCACCGGTTATATCGGATTTAAAAGTGGATCCAATTATGGATGGGCTAAGGTTGAGGTTTTAGGTGGAGGCAGCTATAGAATCAACGGCTGGGCCTATGAAGATTCGGGTGCATCTATCTTGGCGGGCGATCAAGGTGGTGGTGGCGGATCTTCGGTACCTGAACCGAGCGGGCTGGCGTTGCTGGCTTGTGGTGCGGCCGGTATTTATGCATTGCGACGTAAGCGTAAAACAGACACCGCTTGATCTTAATCCCGATCTTCGCAGCTCGTTGCGGTCTCGCCCTCCAATGCGGTGTTTTCTGAGCGGCAAAGGGACAGGCTATTATTCCATTTACGCGTGTTTTTTGCCGATGCGGTTCGTGCCCGGAGATGATCCGGATGGGGTGCTTTCGTGTGTCATTGTCCAAACGGTCAGATTGGTCAGATCGCGCTGCGGCTTCTGCGGTAT
It encodes:
- a CDS encoding PEP-CTERM sorting domain-containing protein; translation: MKSVFTDGCAGYAKNFAAGALIGGTTGLSAWNQTQTLFTFSGKSANFNPVKTNLNFNGTTASTGYIGFKSGSNYGWAKVEVLGGGSYRINGWAYEDSGASILAGDQGGGGGSSVPEPSGLALLACGAAGIYALRRKRKTDTA